TTGTCAGCGATCAGCAGTCCCACGCCCCAGTTGAGGGTGCTGCAATTACCCTTGTTGGAAATCAAGCCAATCTGGGTACGACCGATCGAGAAGGTTCCTTTGTCCTGAACCTATCTGTAGGGGTACAGGAAGGCAGCTCCGTTCGCATTCGCGTGGAAAAGGCCGGTTATAAGGTGTACGACAAGTGGGTAGCCGTCTCCACCACCATTCCACTTCAGGTTCCATTGGAGCCGCTATCACCGCGGGCCCCTGTCAAGCACACGGATAGCGCTCATTTCGGTGAAGTTAATATCAAGATGCCGAGAGATGGATGGATGGCTGAGTGGGGTGCCAAACCACCGAATGTAGTGCGCGTCGTGGCGAGAGCAGAGCCATTCCTTCCATATAGAGGGGCTGTCCATCTAATGTTGATATGCCGAGTAGTTGATAACACAATTGACGAGATGCAGGACACAGCAATTGAAAAGAGTGTCTTATTTTCTCCGACACAAGCGCAGTTTGAAATGGAGATGACGCTAAGTCAGTCTTTTCTACAGCGGGCCTCGACGCATGCCCCTCAGATGGCACATGTCTCTTTGGTCTTTCTGCCGAGAAATGCTAATCCGGCCAATATCCTGAAATTGGCCGATGTTGAACGTGTTGGCGGCTCGATCCTAATAACAAATGGTTTTGGTCTGGCATTGGCATCCCAAATCGAAAGGACAGGAAACATCAATCAGAGCGGAGGCGGAAACAATGCGGTAATCGGCAATGGCAATGTGGTTGGGAATACGCTAAATCTGCCTGGGCCCGTCGCTCCGAACGACCCTATTTTCCCCAACAGCATCGACTTGCAGGTGGCCGAATGGATGATTCAAGAAACAAAGAAGATAAACGATAAGGAGCACGAATGCCAGTACACACGGCGTCGGGAACTTGACGCAGGTGCCAGCGGGGAGGGCGCTAAATTTTCCTTTTGGAGCGAGATAAGGGAATGCTGTGCCGCAGAGACTCAAAAGTTACATGACTCGATCTTGAATCGCCTTCCGTCTGCGAAGGAAGGTGAGGGTGAGTTCAGTTATGAGCAGCACTTCAAAAGGAATCTCCGTCCCGACCAAACACCGAGTGAGTGTGGCGTAGCACTGTGGGTGACAGAGTATCTGGAAAGAATGGGAAAAAAACTAAAACTACAAGTCGCTCCACGGCCCGACCCGAAAGAACTTCGATTCTCGGAAGGACAAGTACCTGCCAATGACAAAGGCCTTTCCTATGCGATGGTGGCTACGATTCAGACTGATACGAGGTTGCCACCCGGGTACATTGTCGTGGAACTTGACACTATGGAGGACCTCGCGAGTACAGGATGTGACCTATGCGAGAGGGAACCGTTTATTCCCAACAATCGAGACCCGGATAATACAGAACTCACAGAGTACATCGCACAGTTGTCGCAACGCCGGGTATTGGGAGGAGTTTGGAAACTGCAAAAGAGTTTTACGCCTGACAACCCATTTCATTTTGGTGCTGAGGGGAGTAAGCCAGTTCACGTGAAGAAAGTGATGTTCTTTGCAGAATAGCCACTAATCCGTTCGCAATTGCTTCGCCATACAATGACAGCAATCCCAGGAGCGGGTGCATTCCGCGTTCTAAAGACTATATTCTTTGATCCCGTACGTATTTGGGCCCGAGAAACAACGCGCTCACCCTCCCGAACATTTTCCTCTGAAAACTCAAATTTCAAATTTCCAGCGGGCGGTACATAGAATATCTCGAATTTCTCTGTGACTCTGTGGTGAATTCGGTTTAGCGCTTGAGCAAATCCACGGGCTCTTGAACATCTTTCACGCGGAAGTATTTCGTTAGCGCGGGGTATTTACTCGCAACTTCCTCGAACATGGCGTAAGCCACTTTGCGATAGGAGACGTGGCCGGCAGGTGTGGTACGCAATTCTGCAATGTACAGCGCTTCCGCAAAATCCATCTTGAACAACGTCCGTTTACGGTAGGCCAACGGGACCAGGTATTCCGCCTCCGGCGATTCCGCCACCCCGTTGCCACTTGCCTTGGACATCACAGACGTGATCTGGCCGGCGGCATCGGTCACGTTTTTCATAACCCCCTGGTAGCGGCCAGTAAGGCCTGCGGCCTCAATTTCCGGTGGCATGTCGAAACCATGGGCAAAGGTAAAGCCTTGCATGATCTGGACGCAGCGGCGGTGACGATGCATGTCACGGAACCCGCCAATATCCATAAGGATGTCGAAGCGGAACCGCTGTCCCGCGGCAAACGGGCGCAGCAGCTCGTCATGCGGCCCACGGTGCCGCAGGCCTAGATCAATCAGCTCCTGGCGCCTCGCCCCACTTAGCGGCTCTACTTGAGCGCGAATTTGCCGGTAAGGATAGTTGCAATACTCATATAGGAGGGTTGTAGCCAGTTCGACTTCCAGGGGATCGTCGTCGAGTAATTCGACCGAGCGCACCGGATCAACCGGTGCGTTCCTCATCAACTCGACTGCCGCCTTACGAAGCTCGCGACGGGTTTCAACCTCATAGTTATTTGGGTCAGCGTACTTCACCAAGGTGGGCGCCACGCGTACCGGCTTGAGTAGCTCCGCAGCAGCACGATCGCCAAGCTCCGAATCAAGGGAGCGGATTTGCTCCACCAGCGCCCTCCACGTCTCCTGGTTGACGTTGTAAGCCGGATTCAATGCCGCCTCTTTCAGCAACCCGCCAAGCCGCCGCACCTCAGGGTGCGTATGCGAGAGCAGGCGCGCAACCTGCGACTCCAGAGTGCGGGCATTCACGATCTCGCCCAACGACGTGTTGGTCGCCAATGGCAGCAGATACCGTGACACAT
The window above is part of the Terriglobales bacterium genome. Proteins encoded here:
- a CDS encoding carboxypeptidase-like regulatory domain-containing protein, whose amino-acid sequence is MRKYSRAAVVLFTLVLLVFADAQVQKRLTMSGVVSDQQSHAPVEGAAITLVGNQANLGTTDREGSFVLNLSVGVQEGSSVRIRVEKAGYKVYDKWVAVSTTIPLQVPLEPLSPRAPVKHTDSAHFGEVNIKMPRDGWMAEWGAKPPNVVRVVARAEPFLPYRGAVHLMLICRVVDNTIDEMQDTAIEKSVLFSPTQAQFEMEMTLSQSFLQRASTHAPQMAHVSLVFLPRNANPANILKLADVERVGGSILITNGFGLALASQIERTGNINQSGGGNNAVIGNGNVVGNTLNLPGPVAPNDPIFPNSIDLQVAEWMIQETKKINDKEHECQYTRRRELDAGASGEGAKFSFWSEIRECCAAETQKLHDSILNRLPSAKEGEGEFSYEQHFKRNLRPDQTPSECGVALWVTEYLERMGKKLKLQVAPRPDPKELRFSEGQVPANDKGLSYAMVATIQTDTRLPPGYIVVELDTMEDLASTGCDLCEREPFIPNNRDPDNTELTEYIAQLSQRRVLGGVWKLQKSFTPDNPFHFGAEGSKPVHVKKVMFFAE
- a CDS encoding FAD-dependent thymidylate synthase; protein product: MSEPAKPSPEVPRPEPATSTEVYAVHGAEPEVQAYAMAKYSRSALSMKESLREISQQKAEKFLNTFYFQYGHRSIADLAHIALAVERLSILAAIALVDEQRWDGQERSTRYQDFRKSGYYVPEFGGNAEAVRLYREAMDKLFAEYDFFSNQTFEHLRDITPRPPEMKPEAYERTLRARAFDVSRYLLPLATNTSLGEIVNARTLESQVARLLSHTHPEVRRLGGLLKEAALNPAYNVNQETWRALVEQIRSLDSELGDRAAAELLKPVRVAPTLVKYADPNNYEVETRRELRKAAVELMRNAPVDPVRSVELLDDDPLEVELATTLLYEYCNYPYRQIRAQVEPLSGARRQELIDLGLRHRGPHDELLRPFAAGQRFRFDILMDIGGFRDMHRHRRCVQIMQGFTFAHGFDMPPEIEAAGLTGRYQGVMKNVTDAAGQITSVMSKASGNGVAESPEAEYLVPLAYRKRTLFKMDFAEALYIAELRTTPAGHVSYRKVAYAMFEEVASKYPALTKYFRVKDVQEPVDLLKR